A stretch of the Gossypium hirsutum isolate 1008001.06 chromosome D07, Gossypium_hirsutum_v2.1, whole genome shotgun sequence genome encodes the following:
- the LOC107953600 gene encoding uncharacterized protein, which translates to MKLMQRVCCFLLLVLGFLKCSVMRIWGFWLANLSGISDAVKCSPFLPGKIPDIIECMVKNGMPFEAVEVASIFGLEDKFSSKTMLTSFLQESTKAFERAKQEANKSHVALKKANEKQLDALKSIVHYSENRSIDATELLGSWQIKEKIVTLEEEIVELKKRIEEKKMKKRKRNEKGSSSTVKSQEVKRSRLATEGSPLPKSEANQLCEQPTTILSDGDALVPISSNANNSPVTSAAPHGSTCCFPENEIAQMGKANEKQLDALESIVQYPENRSNDVTELLGSIQFEKKIVKLEERVAELHKRLEEKKIKPNRKLDEMGAVKSKEMKQTRFATKGSPLPKSHVNQSHEQPSAILAEGMKLYDGLVPNSCHADDYPVASAAPHGSTNSFPKTEMDRIGGTTNVRSGGISGNGLPYRWQQGYVAQSTSKWFADLFGSSPSIEGFVGLPDRTIRTLADLYRFADSLG; encoded by the exons ATGAAACTGATGCAAAGGGTTTGTTGCTTTTTGTTGCTTGTTTTGGGATTCCTGAAGTGTTCAGTAATGAGGATTTGGGGGTTTTGGTTGGCTAATCTCAGTGGCATCTCGGATGCAGTAAAGTGCTCTCCTTTTCTTCCTGGGAAAATTCCAG ATATCATAGAGTGTATGGTGAAGAATGGGATGCCTTTCGAAGCTGTTGAGGTTGCTTCGATCTTTGGGCTTGAGGATAAATTCTCCTCTAAGACAATGTTGACTTCATTCTTGCAAGAGTCTACAAAAGCATTCGAGAGGGCAAAACAAGAAGCGAATAAGTCCCACGTGGCGCTG AAAAAGGCTAATGAAAAGCAATTAGATGCTCTAAAATCGATAGTCCATTATTCGGAAAATCGTAGTATTGATGCAACCGAGCTTCTTGGTTCATGGCAAATTAAAGAGAAGATAGTGACGTTGGAAGAAGAAATTGTTGAGCTAAAAAAaaggattgaggagaaaaaaatgaagaaaagaaaacggAACGAAAAGGGGTCATCAAGTACAGTTAAGAGCCAAGAAGTGAAGCGATCACGGTTGGCAACCGAAGGGTCCCCTTTGCCAAAATCTGAAGCAAATCAGTTGTGTGAGCAACCGACCACTATTCTTTCCGATGGCGATGCTTTGGTCCCTATTTCTAGTAATGCCAACAATTCTCCTGTTACCTCAGCTGCCCCACATGGATCAACCTGTTGTTTTCCTGAAAATGAGATAGCCCAGATGGGAAAGGCTAATGAAAAGCAATTAGATGCTCTTGAATCGATAGTCCAGTATCCGGAAAATCGTAGTAATGATGTAACGGAGCTTCTTGGTTCAATTCAATTTGAAAAGAAGATAGTCAAGTTGGAAGAAAGAGTTGCAGAGCTACATAAAAGGCTTGAGGAGAAAAAAATAAAGCCAAACAGAAAACTGGATGAAATGGGAGCAGTTAAGAGCAAAGAAATGAAGCAAACACGATTTGCAACCAAAGGGTCCCCTTTGCCAAAATCTCATGTAAATCAGTCACATGAGCAACCGTCTGCTATTCTTGCCGAAGGCATGAAGTTATATGATGGTTTGGTCCCTAATTCTTGTCATGCCGACGACTATCCTGTTGCCTCTGCTGCACCACATGGATCAACCAATTCTTTTCCGAAAACTGAGATGGACCGGATAGGAGGAACCACCAATGTACGAAGCGGCGGTATCAGTGGCAATGGTCTGCCATATAGATGGCAACAAGGCTATGTTGCACAATCTACATCCAAGTGGTTTGCTGATTTATTTGGGTCATCACCATCTATAGAAGGCTTTGTTGGTCTGCCAGATAGAACTATTAGGACATTGGCAGATCTATATCGGTTTGCCGATTCTTTAGGGTAA
- the LOC107953605 gene encoding polyadenylate-binding protein 1 isoform X1, producing the protein MEQYEEQEHEVYGGEIPDEEGEVDADMSGGAEDYEGNEHDLEHDPNSNSKDLEDMKKRLKEIEDEAGALREMQAKVEKEMGAVQDSSGASATQAEKEEVDSRSIYVGNVDYSCTPEEVQQHFQSCGTVNRVTILTDKFGQPKGFAYVEFVEIDAVQNALLLNETELHGRQLKVSAKRTNVPGMKQYRGRRPNPYFRSRRPFMPGPVFYPPYSYGRVPRFRRPTRYRPY; encoded by the exons ATGGAGCAATATGAAGAGCAAGAGCACGAGGTGTACGGAGGGGAGATTCCCGATGAGGAAGGAGAGGTGGACGCTGACATGTCTGGTGGAGCTGAAGACTACGAAGGCAACGAACATGATCTTGAGCACGATCCTAATTCCAACTCCAAG gatTTGGAGGACATGAAAAAGAGACTTAAAGAGATCGAGGATGAGGCCGGAGCTTTACGTGAAATGCAAGCTAAAGTCGAGAAGGAAATGGGCGCTGTCCAAG ATTCCTCAGGTGCTTCTGCAACTCAAGCTGAAAAGGAGGAAGTCGATTCGCGCTCGATTTATGTTGGTAAT GTAGACTACTCATGTACACCTGAGGAAGTTCAGCAGCATTTCCAATCCTGTGGAACAGTTAACAGAGTGACAATTTTGACCGACAAGTTTGGTCAACCTAAAGGATTCGCCTACGTTGAATTTGTTGAAATCGACGCTGTTCAAAATGCTCTGCTGTTAAATGAAACAGAATTGCATGGTCGTCAGTTGAAG GTCTCTGCAAAGAGGACAAATGTTCCTGGAATGAAACAATATCGAGGAAGGCGACCCAACCCATATTTCCGCTCCCGAAGACCGTTTATGCCTGGTCCTGTTTTCTATCCTCCATATAGCTATGG GAGGGTTCCAAGGTTCAGGCGGCCAACCAGATACAGGCCATATTAG
- the LOC107953605 gene encoding polyadenylate-binding protein 1 isoform X2, whose product MRPELYVKCKLKSRRKWALSKIPQVLLQLKLKRRKSIRARFMLVDYSCTPEEVQQHFQSCGTVNRVTILTDKFGQPKGFAYVEFVEIDAVQNALLLNETELHGRQLKVSAKRTNVPGMKQYRGRRPNPYFRSRRPFMPGPVFYPPYSYGRVPRFRRPTRYRPY is encoded by the exons ATGAGGCCGGAGCTTTACGTGAAATGCAAGCTAAAGTCGAGAAGGAAATGGGCGCTGTCCAAG ATTCCTCAGGTGCTTCTGCAACTCAAGCTGAAAAGGAGGAAGTCGATTCGCGCTCGATTTATGTTG GTAGACTACTCATGTACACCTGAGGAAGTTCAGCAGCATTTCCAATCCTGTGGAACAGTTAACAGAGTGACAATTTTGACCGACAAGTTTGGTCAACCTAAAGGATTCGCCTACGTTGAATTTGTTGAAATCGACGCTGTTCAAAATGCTCTGCTGTTAAATGAAACAGAATTGCATGGTCGTCAGTTGAAG GTCTCTGCAAAGAGGACAAATGTTCCTGGAATGAAACAATATCGAGGAAGGCGACCCAACCCATATTTCCGCTCCCGAAGACCGTTTATGCCTGGTCCTGTTTTCTATCCTCCATATAGCTATGG GAGGGTTCCAAGGTTCAGGCGGCCAACCAGATACAGGCCATATTAG
- the LOC107953602 gene encoding cell division cycle 20.5, cofactor of APC complex isoform X1, which produces MDQSDKLRLLQSYWYSPRRLHDSPTRYDFPGDRFLPNRSLMDLDRAHTLLTNKTTDFKSSKCNEVYQQKLIESQSLNSEGKRIMVFRGSSKSSTKSIRFVDELRQQMAAISDNKSKQAAYRSIPKAEMIVFDAPGLMDDYYVNIMSWGKNNVLAVGLGPTLYLWNSVDQRTHKLFHVREEDNWPTSITWSKETQTLAVGYTCSNLQLWDAESSKLIRSLQGHSGRIASTAWNGHILTSGSRDKSIINHDIRARNHLASCIKKHSDEVCGLKWSNEGDRLASGGSEKQLYIWEASKMSSSKFLHRFTDHCAAVKALAWCPYQHNVLASGGGWNDRCIRIWNTQKGICIHSIETKAQIPGLEWNRHHREILSSHGYSTGEDQNKLCLWKYPSMTKVGEFGNHEPRIINLCQSPDGVTVVSAVADETLRFWDVFGPPTTGTSMASDLQGLFSSRNSLIR; this is translated from the exons ATGGATCAAAGCGATAAGCTGAGACTCCTTCAATCTTATTGGTATTCACCAAGAAGACTCCATGACAGTCCCACTCGATACGATTTTCCG GGGGATCGGTTTTTACCCAACAGAAGTTTGATGGATCTTGATAGAGCTCACACTCTGTTGACCAACAAAACCACCGACTTCAAATCTTCTAAATGCAAT GAAGTGTATCAACAGAAACTGATTGAGAGTCAGTCTTTAAATTCTGAAGGGAAAAGGATTATGGTTTTCAGAGGAAGCTCAAAATCAAGCACAAAATCCATTCGTTTCGTTGATGAGTTGAGACAACAAATGGCTGCCATATCGGATAACAAGAGCAAACAGGCTGCATATCGGTCCATCCCCAAG GCAGAAATGATAGTTTTCGATGCACCGGGGCTTATGGATGACTACTATGTGAACATCATGAGTTGGGGCAAAAACAACGTTCTAGCTGTTGGTTTGGGTCCAACACTGTACTTATGGAACTCAGTAGACCAGAGGACACACAAGTTGTTCCATGTTCGTGAAGAGGACAATTGGCCTACAAGCATAACCTGGTCCAAGGAAACCCAAACTCTAGCTGTTGGATATACATGCTCCAACCTACAGCTCTGGGATGCTGAATCTTCGAAACTC ATTAGGAGCCTTCAAGGTCATAGTGGAAGGATAGCATCCACCGCATGGAACGGCCACATTTTAACATCGGGAAGCCGTGACAAGTCCATTATCAATCACGACA TTAGAGCACGGAATCATTTAGCGTCCTGCATTAAAAAGCACTCCGATGAGGTGTGCGGTTTGAAATGGTCGAATGAAGGTGATAGGTTGGCAAGTGGAGGCAGTGAAAAGCAGTTATACATATGGGAAGCTTCCAAAATGAGTTCATCGAAGTTTCTCCATCGATTCACAGATCATTGCGCTGCAGTCAAGGCCCTTGCTTGGTGCCCATATCAGCATAATGTTCTTGCATCAGGAGGAGGCTGGAATGATAGGTGTATTAGGATATGGAATACACAGAAAGGAATCTGCATTCACAGTATTGAAACTAAAGCACAG ATTCCTGGGCTGGAATGGAACAGACATCACAGGGAGATATTGAGTAGCCATGGATACAGCACAGGGGAGGATCAAAACAAACTATGCCTCTGGAAGTACCCTTCGATGACAAAAGTGGGGGAGTTTGGGAACCATGAGCCCCGAATTATCAACCTATGCCAG AGCCCTGATGGAGTAACTGTTGTATCGGCTGTGGCAGATGAGACTCTTCGGTTTTGGGATGTTTTTGGACCCCCTACCACTGGAACTTCAATGGCTTCGGATCTTCAAGGTCTTTTCTCTTCGAGGAATTCTCTGATAAGATAG
- the LOC107953602 gene encoding cell division cycle 20.2, cofactor of APC complex isoform X3 yields MDQSDKLRLLQSYWYSPRRLHDSPTRYDFPGDRFLPNRSLMDLDRAHTLLTNKTTDFKSSKCNEVYQQKLIESQSLNSEGKRIMVFRGSSKSSTKSIRFVDELRQQMAAISDNKSKQAAYRSIPKIRSLQGHSGRIASTAWNGHILTSGSRDKSIINHDIRARNHLASCIKKHSDEVCGLKWSNEGDRLASGGSEKQLYIWEASKMSSSKFLHRFTDHCAAVKALAWCPYQHNVLASGGGWNDRCIRIWNTQKGICIHSIETKAQIPGLEWNRHHREILSSHGYSTGEDQNKLCLWKYPSMTKVGEFGNHEPRIINLCQSPDGVTVVSAVADETLRFWDVFGPPTTGTSMASDLQGLFSSRNSLIR; encoded by the exons ATGGATCAAAGCGATAAGCTGAGACTCCTTCAATCTTATTGGTATTCACCAAGAAGACTCCATGACAGTCCCACTCGATACGATTTTCCG GGGGATCGGTTTTTACCCAACAGAAGTTTGATGGATCTTGATAGAGCTCACACTCTGTTGACCAACAAAACCACCGACTTCAAATCTTCTAAATGCAAT GAAGTGTATCAACAGAAACTGATTGAGAGTCAGTCTTTAAATTCTGAAGGGAAAAGGATTATGGTTTTCAGAGGAAGCTCAAAATCAAGCACAAAATCCATTCGTTTCGTTGATGAGTTGAGACAACAAATGGCTGCCATATCGGATAACAAGAGCAAACAGGCTGCATATCGGTCCATCCCCAAG ATTAGGAGCCTTCAAGGTCATAGTGGAAGGATAGCATCCACCGCATGGAACGGCCACATTTTAACATCGGGAAGCCGTGACAAGTCCATTATCAATCACGACA TTAGAGCACGGAATCATTTAGCGTCCTGCATTAAAAAGCACTCCGATGAGGTGTGCGGTTTGAAATGGTCGAATGAAGGTGATAGGTTGGCAAGTGGAGGCAGTGAAAAGCAGTTATACATATGGGAAGCTTCCAAAATGAGTTCATCGAAGTTTCTCCATCGATTCACAGATCATTGCGCTGCAGTCAAGGCCCTTGCTTGGTGCCCATATCAGCATAATGTTCTTGCATCAGGAGGAGGCTGGAATGATAGGTGTATTAGGATATGGAATACACAGAAAGGAATCTGCATTCACAGTATTGAAACTAAAGCACAG ATTCCTGGGCTGGAATGGAACAGACATCACAGGGAGATATTGAGTAGCCATGGATACAGCACAGGGGAGGATCAAAACAAACTATGCCTCTGGAAGTACCCTTCGATGACAAAAGTGGGGGAGTTTGGGAACCATGAGCCCCGAATTATCAACCTATGCCAG AGCCCTGATGGAGTAACTGTTGTATCGGCTGTGGCAGATGAGACTCTTCGGTTTTGGGATGTTTTTGGACCCCCTACCACTGGAACTTCAATGGCTTCGGATCTTCAAGGTCTTTTCTCTTCGAGGAATTCTCTGATAAGATAG
- the LOC107953602 gene encoding anaphase-promoting complex subunit cdc20 isoform X2 has translation MVFRGSSKSSTKSIRFVDELRQQMAAISDNKSKQAAYRSIPKAEMIVFDAPGLMDDYYVNIMSWGKNNVLAVGLGPTLYLWNSVDQRTHKLFHVREEDNWPTSITWSKETQTLAVGYTCSNLQLWDAESSKLIRSLQGHSGRIASTAWNGHILTSGSRDKSIINHDIRARNHLASCIKKHSDEVCGLKWSNEGDRLASGGSEKQLYIWEASKMSSSKFLHRFTDHCAAVKALAWCPYQHNVLASGGGWNDRCIRIWNTQKGICIHSIETKAQIPGLEWNRHHREILSSHGYSTGEDQNKLCLWKYPSMTKVGEFGNHEPRIINLCQSPDGVTVVSAVADETLRFWDVFGPPTTGTSMASDLQGLFSSRNSLIR, from the exons ATGGTTTTCAGAGGAAGCTCAAAATCAAGCACAAAATCCATTCGTTTCGTTGATGAGTTGAGACAACAAATGGCTGCCATATCGGATAACAAGAGCAAACAGGCTGCATATCGGTCCATCCCCAAG GCAGAAATGATAGTTTTCGATGCACCGGGGCTTATGGATGACTACTATGTGAACATCATGAGTTGGGGCAAAAACAACGTTCTAGCTGTTGGTTTGGGTCCAACACTGTACTTATGGAACTCAGTAGACCAGAGGACACACAAGTTGTTCCATGTTCGTGAAGAGGACAATTGGCCTACAAGCATAACCTGGTCCAAGGAAACCCAAACTCTAGCTGTTGGATATACATGCTCCAACCTACAGCTCTGGGATGCTGAATCTTCGAAACTC ATTAGGAGCCTTCAAGGTCATAGTGGAAGGATAGCATCCACCGCATGGAACGGCCACATTTTAACATCGGGAAGCCGTGACAAGTCCATTATCAATCACGACA TTAGAGCACGGAATCATTTAGCGTCCTGCATTAAAAAGCACTCCGATGAGGTGTGCGGTTTGAAATGGTCGAATGAAGGTGATAGGTTGGCAAGTGGAGGCAGTGAAAAGCAGTTATACATATGGGAAGCTTCCAAAATGAGTTCATCGAAGTTTCTCCATCGATTCACAGATCATTGCGCTGCAGTCAAGGCCCTTGCTTGGTGCCCATATCAGCATAATGTTCTTGCATCAGGAGGAGGCTGGAATGATAGGTGTATTAGGATATGGAATACACAGAAAGGAATCTGCATTCACAGTATTGAAACTAAAGCACAG ATTCCTGGGCTGGAATGGAACAGACATCACAGGGAGATATTGAGTAGCCATGGATACAGCACAGGGGAGGATCAAAACAAACTATGCCTCTGGAAGTACCCTTCGATGACAAAAGTGGGGGAGTTTGGGAACCATGAGCCCCGAATTATCAACCTATGCCAG AGCCCTGATGGAGTAACTGTTGTATCGGCTGTGGCAGATGAGACTCTTCGGTTTTGGGATGTTTTTGGACCCCCTACCACTGGAACTTCAATGGCTTCGGATCTTCAAGGTCTTTTCTCTTCGAGGAATTCTCTGATAAGATAG
- the LOC107953603 gene encoding superoxide dismutase [Fe], chloroplastic yields the protein MAATTSMVTSLTFTIPSLGLRLPTRSYPCLKPQRRFVRKAASNVITATYELKAPPYPLNALEPHMSRETLEYHWGKHHRTYVENLNKQVVGTDLEGLSLEDIIIVTYNKGDILPAFNNAAQAWNHDFFWESMKPGGGGKPSGDLLDLIERDFGSFERFIEEFKAAAATQFGSGWAWLAYKANRLDVENAVNPWPSEKDKELVIVKSPNAVNPLVWDYFPLLTIDVWEHAYYLDFQNRRPDYISVFMEKLVSWETVNTRLEKAKARAAEREMEEERRRKEEEEGKPTNEEEDDDLEMYVDNDNDDSEAE from the exons ATGGCGGCAACTACTTCCATGGTTACTTCATTAACCTTCACAATTCCTTCGCTAG GGCTTCGCCTACCCACTCGTAGCTACCCATGTCTAAAACCCCAG AGACGTTTTGTGAGGAAGGCTGCTTCAAATGTTATAACGGCAACATATGAGTTGAAGGCACCTCCATATCCCTTG AATGCATTGGAACCCCATATGAGCCGAGAAACCCTGGAGTATCATTGGGGAAAACATCACAGAACCTATGTGGAGAACCTAAACAAGCAAGTTGTAGGAACAGATCTAGAAGGGTTGTCTTTGGAAGACATTATCATTGTTACATACAACAAGGGTGATATACTCCCTGCATTCAACAATGCTGCACAG GCCTGGAACCATGATTTTTTCTGGGAATCAATGAAACCAGGTGGTGGAGGAAAGCCATCTGGGGATCTTCTAGATCTGATCGAAAGAGATTTTGGTTCATTTGAAAGATTCATTGAAGAGTTTAAGGCCGCTGCAGCTACTCAGTTTGGTTCTGGCTGGGCTTGGCTTGCAT ACAAAGCAAATAGGCTTGATGTGGAAAATGCAGTAAATCCTTGGCCATCAGAGAAGGATAAAGAGCTTGTAATAGTGAAAAGTCCAAATGCTGTGAATCCCCTTGTTTGGGACTACTTT CCACTCCTCACTATTGATGTCTGGGAG CATGCTTATTACCTTGACTTTCAG AATCGACGACCAGATTATATATCAGTGTTCATGGAGAAGCTTGTATCTTGGGAAACAGTTAATACTAGACTTGAAAAAGCAAAGGCTCGAGCTGCCGAGAGGGAAATGGAGGAAGAGAggaggagaaaagaagaagaagagggcaAACCGactaatgaagaagaagatgatgatttagAGATGTACGTAGATAATGACAATGATGATTCAGAGGCTGAATGA
- the LOC107953604 gene encoding probable pterin-4-alpha-carbinolamine dehydratase, chloroplastic: MASAAAHLSFSLPFPPFSSPGHRPVTAFPYPTTQSQNQSRVSLRTRALGPDFLGDFGARDPFPAEIASGFAEKVLGNVDTEHKILIPNASALSLAKQDCSPISPLQPPLSVDEAKALIKKVVGWRLLDEEGGLKLQCLWKLRDFKSGVELINRIYKVTEATDHFPSLHLEGPNQVRAELWTASIGGLSMNDFIVAAKIDEIKTSDLAPRKRIWA, translated from the exons ATGGCCTCCGCCGCCGCACACCTTTCCTTCAGCCTTCCCTTTCCGCCTTTCTCTTCTCCAGGCCACCGCCCAGTAACTGCTTTTCCTTACCCAACCACTCAGAGTCAGAATCAGAGTCGAGTCTCCCTCAGAACTCGAGCTTTAGGTCCTGACTTTTTGGGTGATTTCGGGGCACGTGACCCTTTCCCAGCGGAGATAGCTAGTGGATTTGCTGAGAAAGTGTTGGGAAACGTCGACACAGAGCATAAGATTCTTATCCCTAATGCATCAGCTCTCTCTCTTGCTAAGCAAGATTGCTCTCCTATTTCTCCTTTACAGCCTCCCTTGTCGGTGGATGAAGCTAAGGCTCTAATAAAGAAG GTTGTTGGATGGAGGCTGTTAGATGAAGAAGGTGGACTTAAACTGCAGTGTTTATGGAAATTACGAGATTTCAAATCCGGAGTTGAACTCATCAATCGGATTTATAAGGTTACGGAAGCTACCGATCATTTCCCGAGCCTCCATTTGGAAGGACCGAATCAAGTCCGAGCTGAACTGTGGACTGCTTCGATTG GAGGGTTGAGCATGAATGATTTCATTGTAGCTGCCAAGATAGATGAAATAAAAACATCGGATCTTGCGCCTCGTAAACGGATTTGGGCATAA
- the LOC107953608 gene encoding mediator of RNA polymerase II transcription subunit 31 — translation MASTKESDNASDTPSSPKNVYKDPDDGRQRFLLELELVQCLANPTYIHYLAQNRYFEDEAFIGYLKYLQYWQRPEYIKFIMYPHCLYFLELLQNANFRNAMAHPANKEVAHRQQFFFWKNYRNNRLKFILPKPPPEEVPTPAPLPPASAPPQQSLPASNIAMTTAPPAPASTHSPMPYGLPSGSALAKNDMRNSGIDRRKRKHERSLN, via the exons ATGGCTTCCACTAAAGAAAGTGACAACGCTTCCGATACTCCTTCCTC GCCCAAAAACGTGTACAAGGATCCAGACGATGGGCGGCAACGATTCTTACTCGAATTGGAGCTCGTGCAGTGCCTTGCCAACCCTACTTATATCCACT ATTTGGCTCAAAACCGCTATTTTGAAGATGAGGCATTTATTGGATACTTGAAATATCTTCAATACTGGCAACGACCGgagtacataaaatttatcat GTATCCTCATTGTCTATATTTCCTTGAACTTCTTCAAAATGCAAATTTCCGAAATGCAATGGCACATCCTGCCAACAAG GAAGTGGCACATAGACAGCAATTTTTCTTCTGGAAGAACTACCGAAACAATCGGTTGAAGTTCATTTTGCCTAAGCCTCCTCCCGAAGAAGTTCCTACACCTGCACCCCTGCCTCCTGCTAGTGCTCCACCTCAGCAGTCTTTGCCAGCTAGCAATATCGCTATGACTACTGCTCCTCCAGCTCCTGCTTCAACTCATTCTCCAATGCCTTATGGTCTTCCCTCCGGATCTGCTCTTGCAAAAAATGATATGAGAAATAGTGGAATCGATCGAAGAAAAAGGAAGCAT GAAAGAAGCTTAAATTGA